In the genome of Leptospiraceae bacterium, one region contains:
- the hisD gene encoding histidinol dehydrogenase, with product MIPVYYYNELTEKKIKELCFRPSFEDPEAYRIANEIIEEIRVGGKEALIRITQRLDHYTPNPLVIEREEFKISEKLLSEEEKKAFQKAAHNIYLFHEFQKKNLKDDKIVNSDITLGYIYRPIKSAGIYVPGGKALYPSSVLMGVIPAKIAGVENITVITPANERGEIHPSILYCAMIAGATSILKVGGAHGIAAAYFGIDVPPAEILIGPGNRFVTAAKSILASTGKVKIDQPAGPSEVLIVADHTANPKFIAADMLAQSEHGEDSISVLLTDSLVLAESVIKEIERGLIDRPSRNEIKKESITKNSYIILFDSFVEEIQEKNIKTVTDNFRKAFDFVNEFAPEHLEICLNIFDEPEAYLEYVHSAGSVFIGKYAPVALGDYFSGTNHILPTGGAAKIYSGVGVETFLKRITWQNTTKQGLKESSEYIDTMSRIEGLEEHGYSIKIRTNGQK from the coding sequence TTAACAGAAAAAAAGATCAAAGAACTTTGTTTTCGTCCTTCTTTCGAGGATCCAGAAGCTTATAGGATTGCAAACGAAATCATCGAGGAAATACGAGTGGGGGGAAAAGAAGCTCTAATCAGAATCACTCAAAGATTGGATCATTATACCCCCAATCCTCTCGTAATAGAAAGAGAAGAATTCAAAATTTCTGAAAAACTCCTTTCAGAGGAAGAAAAAAAAGCCTTTCAAAAAGCAGCTCATAATATTTATCTCTTTCATGAATTCCAAAAGAAAAATCTAAAAGATGATAAAATCGTGAATTCAGACATTACGTTGGGATATATTTATCGACCAATAAAATCAGCGGGCATTTACGTTCCAGGCGGAAAAGCTCTTTATCCCTCTTCAGTTTTGATGGGGGTAATACCAGCAAAAATAGCTGGAGTTGAAAACATCACCGTCATAACACCAGCAAATGAACGAGGCGAAATTCACCCATCTATTCTTTACTGTGCCATGATTGCGGGGGCTACTTCAATACTAAAAGTAGGTGGTGCTCATGGGATTGCAGCGGCGTATTTTGGAATAGATGTTCCACCAGCGGAAATCCTGATTGGTCCGGGTAATCGATTCGTCACAGCTGCAAAAAGCATTTTGGCTTCAACAGGAAAAGTAAAGATTGATCAGCCCGCAGGACCTTCAGAAGTTCTAATTGTAGCTGATCACACCGCAAATCCAAAGTTTATTGCAGCAGACATGTTGGCACAATCAGAACATGGAGAAGATAGTATATCTGTGTTGCTAACAGATAGTTTGGTTTTGGCAGAGAGCGTGATAAAAGAAATCGAAAGGGGATTGATAGATCGACCCTCTCGTAATGAAATCAAAAAAGAAAGTATAACGAAAAATTCATACATTATTCTTTTTGATAGTTTTGTTGAAGAAATTCAAGAGAAAAATATAAAAACGGTTACTGATAACTTTCGGAAAGCCTTTGATTTTGTGAATGAATTTGCTCCAGAACATTTAGAAATTTGTTTGAACATTTTTGATGAACCTGAGGCTTATTTAGAATATGTTCACTCGGCTGGAAGTGTTTTTATAGGAAAATATGCACCCGTGGCTTTGGGGGATTATTTTAGTGGCACAAACCATATCCTTCCAACGGGTGGAGCTGCGAAAATCTATTCGGGAGTTGGTGTGGAAACATTTTTAAAAAGAATCACATGGCAGAATACTACAAAGCAGGGCTTAAAGGAATCATCAGAATATATCGATACAATGAGTCGGATCGAAGGTTTAGAAGAGCATGGTTATTCTATCAAAATAAGAACAAATGGTCAAAAGTGA